Genomic segment of Borreliella spielmanii:
TAATGTAGATTTAGAACCATCAACACTTAAAACAAATTTTTTCATCTCCAAATTGCATTTCAATATAAAATCTAAAATAGAATCTCTATGTTTATTGTACTCATAAATAGAGGTGGTGGTTTTAATTGCTTGCAAACCTTGCATCAAATAAAAATCATTAAACTCTACAAAGTCCAACTGCCTACATTTAGGAGCAAAACCACCTTCAAACTCAATAACACCTCCAAAAATACTAGCAGCAATATCATATCCACTACCTATTCCCCCTTGAGAGTGTCTATAGGCTTCTAAACAATATTTGAAAATTTCATCTTTATCAACAACATTAGTAGAATTATGAATTAAAAAAAGTCCAAACACTATGCCAATAGCAACAACAGCGCTTGAGCCAAATCCCTTTTTAGTTCCATCATTAAAGAAAAAATCACTTGTATCAATATATACATCATATGCAAAGCTTTCTAGATTAAAAAAACAATTTTGACTTAAGTGCGCAAACATTTTAAAAACAAAATCATTTCTATTTTCTATTAAAGAAAAATCATCTATCTCTTTCTTTTTACTAAAAAACCGCCAAGAATCGCTCTTTTTAAAAGAAAAGAATGCTCTCTTATTAATGGCAATTGCCAATCCCAAACCCTTCTCCTCTAGAATAGTATACTCCCCCATTAAAAGCAAATTTCCAGGCACAGAAAAGCTAATTAAATCCATTCTAAGTCACACCCAACCTTTGAAACAATAAAATTAATGCCAGTGAAATTTTTCTTAAGTCCTTTTAAAATAGTATTTAAATTTTTCTCCAAACAAATAAACTTTACTTGGGGACCCGCATCCATTGTCTCAAATACAAAAATTCCTTCATTTCTCAAATTAGCAGCATATTTAATTAAATCTATTGTACTACTTTTAAAATAAAAAATAGAAGATGCAAACATTAAAGCAAACATATTCTGATAACTTTTTACAACATTTGCTCCAAAATGTATAAAATCTTTTTTTAAAAAAAAATATAAAGCATCTTTAAAAATCTTTTTGCTAGAAGCAATCCAAGCATCATAATAAAATCCGTGATGTTTACAAATATTCATTGCGGCTCTTGAAGACAATTCTTTTTCATTGCTATCAATTATGGCAAATATTATGCGCAAATCATTAAAATAAGATTCATCTCTTAATTGAAAAGATTCTTTTGAACCTTCTTTTAAAATAGTAAAGCCCCCATAAATAGCCCTTGCTGCAGAAGCTGATCCTACTCTTGCAAGATTAGATACACTATTAAAAGAATATTTATTAAAATATTTCAAAATACAAGCAGCAATAGAAGCAAACCCTGAACTTGAACTTGCAAGGCCTGCTGATGTTGGAAAATTGTTTTCACTTTTAATTTTAAATCTAACATTTGGTTCACCAAGAATTTTTCTTGCATAATCAAAAAACACCTTTTCTCTATTTTGCAATATAACTGGCTTTGAATTTAAAATTATTTCATCTCGATCTGAAAGTTCAAGCTCACTTATTGAATAAAACTTATCAACACTAACAGCAAGACTAGAAGTCGCTGGAATGTTTAAAAAAACATCCTTCTTGCCCCAATATTTAATTAAAGCTAAGCTTGCATTAGCTTTGCACTTTATTTTCATTCTCTAACCTTATTTTCTTTAAAATTTTAAAAGCAAAATCAACAGAATAAATACCCATTTTTTCCATTTCTATTAATAATTTGTCTTTCTCAAAATCAGAAATATTATATTTTATCCTTAAAAGGTGGAGTATTTTATTAACATGCAATCTCATGTGACCCTTTTGAATCCCATTAAATGCAAGAGCCCTTAATGCAGCAAAATTACTAGCAAGTCCAACACAAGAGAGAATGCCAATAAACTCACTCTTGCTATTTACATTCATAATTTTAAAACTTAAAATTGAAGCTTCGTTAAAAGATATAACCCCACCTTTAGTTCCAACTTGTAAAGGAATTTCAATTTCTCCAACCAAAGCATTATTAGTAATATAAAATTTACTAAGGGGAAGATATTTGCCACTTTTTGAAGCAAATCTGTGCACAGAGGCCTCAAGCGCTCTTGTATCATTAAAAGTTGCAAGACACACGCCTGTAATTCCATTCATAACACCTTTATTATTAGTAACAGCACGCTCCTCTTCGTAAAAACCTATGCTAGAAATAAGTTCAATTTTTTTAGCCAAATTCCAAGAATCCTCTTCACTTAATAGCAGATGCTTAAAATCTAAAACAAACCGGGCTTTGGTTGTAAATTCACCAATATCATTGCTTAAAACCTTTAAAACACATTCATATCCAAATTCTAAAAAAATACATTCTGCTACACGCTCTGCAACTGAATTTAACAAATTAGCACCCATAGCATCACAAGTATCCAAATATATATTTAATTTTTGAATACCAAGCTCTTTAATATACCTAGTTGATAATCTTCTAAACCCACCTCCTCTTCGATTCATATTAATTAAAAGGGGTTCAATCCAGGTCTTAATTTTATCACCAAGATCAGTAAAAACTTTACTTAAATCTTTTCCCGATTTTACATAAATTTGAGAAATTCCCAAAACTTCATCCAAAGAATAACTTAAATTAGCATTTTCAAGAATTTTTGCCGCAAAATTTAAGGCAGCAACAACAGAAGATTCTTCTGTCGCAATAGGTAAAGAATAATATTTGTCATTTATTTTCAAATTTTTTACAATTCCAATAGGAAGAGATAAATATCCAATATAATTTTCTATCATATTAAAAAGAAAATCTTCATTGACATTGTTATAAAAAAAATCTTTAAAAGACAATCCCAAAAAACTTTTTATCTCTTGCCTTTTTTCTAAAACACTTTTATGTCTAAAATTTTTACTAAGTTTCATAAAATTGCTTAAAAACCCTAAGCTCAGCAAGTAAATAGCTACTTAAAAAATACTTATTATTTCTAAATTCTGACAAGTTTTTGCTTCCACTTAAAAACATAGACATTTTTAAAACATGCTCATAATCAGAAAAAAGACTAAACACCCCATCTTCTCCTGAATTGTAAAAAGCTCTAAGAACAACCCCGGCAACGCCTATAAGCCTAGCTCCAAGAGCAATGCCTTTAGCAATGTCCATACCTGTCTCATATCCACCAGATGCAAAAATATTAGCCTTTAGAGAATCATCAATGCTAAGTAAAGTAAAAGTAGAAGGAATACCCCAATCAGAAAAACAAGACGCAATATTTAGATTATTACTCTTCATACCTTCTACTAAAACCCAATTGGTTCCACCACTTCCCGCAAGATCTATATAAAAAACCCCAAGCTTAAATAATTCTTTAACGTCGTTTGGAGAAATTCCAAAACCTGTTTCTTTGACAATTACTGGAACACTTGAAAAGTTAGACAATTGAGCTATTGACTCTTTTATTCCTTTAAAATTTCTGTCGCCATTAACATTCATCAATTCTTGCCCCGCATTAAGATGCACAATAATCGCATCAACTTCTAATCTCTTAATCATTTCAGCTATTCTAGAAATACCAAACTCAGCAATCTGAACAGCGCCAATATTGGCAAACAAAGGAATATTACAAGCATAGCTCTTAAGAGAAAAGTCTTTTATATACTCAGGATACTTAAACAAAAGCTTAAAAGAACCTAAACCAATGGGAATTTTTAAACAATTTGCAATTTTAACTAAAGATTTATTAAAATCATTTCCTTCTTTACTACCTCCTGTCATGGAAGAAATAAAAACAGGCATGCTAATATTGTATCCAAATACTTCTTCTTTTATGTTTATCTCAGAAAAATTAAAATCGCTAAGAGCATTATGTTTTAGCTTAACAAATTTTAAAAAATTACAACCACTTTTAACATCGTTTTTATTTAAACAAATATCAATATGTCTTTTTTTATTTTCTAATATATTAGGCTCGATACCCATACACTCGGTATCCATCATCCCTTAGTTCTTTTAAATAAAATCCTCTGGATTCACCAGGAACTACTTTATTTTGAAAAAAATCTTTATATTCTTCAAAATTTGCATTATTTCTATTTTTCAAAAGCTTATCAAAATCCCATAATTTAACAACATCAAAAGCACCTTTTTCAATGGTAAATTCATAAATAACCATAATATTGCCAGATCCATAAGAACAAAACAATATCTTTTCTCCTGTAATATCTTTCTTGCAAAGCACTCTTTTTAAATAAAATGCTAAAGATAGAAAAATTGAACCCGTATACAAATTACCAACTTCCATAGCAGCTTCAACCCCATCGTAAAAATCTATTGATTCTAAATAATTATTTCTAACAGATTCGTCATCACTGTAATATTTTTTTAAAATATAATGCATCGAATCTATCGGCATCTTAGCAAAAGGAACATGCAAAATAAATCTATAATTAGAAAATAAATCTTTCATACTAAGTTGCTTTTTAGTAGCGAAATCTCTTAAAGCATTTTCGTTTGCATTATTGTAACATTCAACTGAATATTGACCACGTACCTTAGCCTCAACACTTCCAAAAGGCCTAAAAAAATCATCAACATCATCGGTATAAACTCCAAATTCAGATAAATTGATCGAAAGTAGCTTTGGATTTTTTTCAACCAGAATTGCAGTTGCACCAGCTCCTTGAGTAATCTCAGCCGTAGTAAGATTGCTATAATGCGCAATATCTGAAGAAAAAACTATGCCATATTCAGAATTATTAGTATGGCTTAAAACACTTGCTACACTGTGTAAAGACATAGCAGCACCAGCACACGCATGCTGAACTTGAAAAGTTAGAAAATTATTTCCCAAACAAATACCAGACTGCTTTAAAGCTCCAAAAACATAAGAGGAAATTGCCTTTGAATGATCAACCCCCGTCTCAGTTCCACCTAAAAGCATTCTAATTTTACTTAAATCAAGATTATTGTTGTCAAAAATAAGCTTAACAGCTGAACTTGCCATGGTTACACTATCCTCATTAGGACTGGTAAACCTAAAACCTTTTTGTAAAGTCGCATCTATCGCCCTATTGATTTTTTTAAACAAAATTTCATTGGAAGAATATAAAGGATTTTCCAAAAGGACAGAAAAGTCTAAATAATTTAAAGGTAAAAAAATTCTAATATCACTAATGCCTACTTTCATAATCCCCACCACATTAATAGATTTAAGTATTATATTATAATTTACAAAAATTAGCAAAATCTTATATAATAAAGCCTAAAAAGGTAAATTTATGAAAATAGCCGTACTTTTATCTGGGGGGGTTGACAGCTCTGTTGCCCTTTACAGAATTATAAACAAAGGGCATACAAATGTAAAATGCTACTATTTAAAAATTTGGCTTGAAGATGAGCTGTCTTATATTGGAAGCTGTCCTTGGCAAGAAGATTTAAATTACGTTGAAGCTGTATGTAATAAATTTAATGTACCATATGAAATAATAAACTTTCAAAAAGAATATTATAACAAAGTGGTAAGCTATACTATTAAAGAACTAAAAAGTGGTAACACCCCAAGTCCAGATATCTTTTGTAATCAAAGAATAAAATTCGGAGCATTTTTTGAAAAAATCAATAAACAGTATGACTTAGTTGTTACAGGACATTACGCCAAAATACAAAAAAAAGATAAAAAATTTTTTTTAAAACAAGCAAAAGATAAAATTAAAGACCAAAGTTACTTTTTATCTCATCTATCTCAAAACCAAATGTCAAAACTATACTTCCCATTAGGAACATTACTTAAAAGCGAAGTAAGACAAATTGCTAAAAGCATAAATTTGCCCAACAAAAATAGAAAAGATAGTCAAGGTATTTGTTTTTTGGGAAAAATTAAATATAACGAATTTATTAAATATCATCTTGGTGAGAAAAAAGGCAATATAATTGAAAAAGAAACAGGAAAAATAATAGGAATTCACGACGGATATTGGTTTTTTACAGTTGGACAAAGAAGGGGAATAAAGCTTAGCAATGGACCGTGGTTCGTCATAGAAAAAGACCTAGAAAAAAATATTATATACATCTCCCATAATGAGAATTATTCAAAACAAGCAAAACGAAAATTTTTAGTTCACGAAATACATTGGATAAATGGCACACCTTTAAATTTTGAAAATTTCAAAATTAAGATAAGGCACGGCGAAAAAAAATATTCGTGCAAATTAAAACTTATTACAAATAACTTAATTGAAATTTATTTAAATAAAAAAGATTGTGGAATCTCTCCGGGACAATTTGCAATTTTTTATAAAAACACAGAA
This window contains:
- a CDS encoding phosphomevalonate kinase, with product MDLISFSVPGNLLLMGEYTILEEKGLGLAIAINKRAFFSFKKSDSWRFFSKKKEIDDFSLIENRNDFVFKMFAHLSQNCFFNLESFAYDVYIDTSDFFFNDGTKKGFGSSAVVAIGIVFGLFLIHNSTNVVDKDEIFKYCLEAYRHSQGGIGSGYDIAASIFGGVIEFEGGFAPKCRQLDFVEFNDFYLMQGLQAIKTTTSIYEYNKHRDSILDFILKCNLEMKKFVLSVDGSKSTLISSLKRAKELGLAIGEAIGVPASLPPSFEHLQDQCDLIKALGAGNETFLVYRPNIKAFSLPKIIPIVLEHESIKFENDKC
- a CDS encoding hydroxymethylglutaryl-CoA reductase, degradative; this translates as MKLSKNFRHKSVLEKRQEIKSFLGLSFKDFFYNNVNEDFLFNMIENYIGYLSLPIGIVKNLKINDKYYSLPIATEESSVVAALNFAAKILENANLSYSLDEVLGISQIYVKSGKDLSKVFTDLGDKIKTWIEPLLINMNRRGGGFRRLSTRYIKELGIQKLNIYLDTCDAMGANLLNSVAERVAECIFLEFGYECVLKVLSNDIGEFTTKARFVLDFKHLLLSEEDSWNLAKKIELISSIGFYEEERAVTNNKGVMNGITGVCLATFNDTRALEASVHRFASKSGKYLPLSKFYITNNALVGEIEIPLQVGTKGGVISFNEASILSFKIMNVNSKSEFIGILSCVGLASNFAALRALAFNGIQKGHMRLHVNKILHLLRIKYNISDFEKDKLLIEMEKMGIYSVDFAFKILKKIRLENENKVQS
- the mnmA gene encoding tRNA 2-thiouridine(34) synthase MnmA is translated as MKIAVLLSGGVDSSVALYRIINKGHTNVKCYYLKIWLEDELSYIGSCPWQEDLNYVEAVCNKFNVPYEIINFQKEYYNKVVSYTIKELKSGNTPSPDIFCNQRIKFGAFFEKINKQYDLVVTGHYAKIQKKDKKFFLKQAKDKIKDQSYFLSHLSQNQMSKLYFPLGTLLKSEVRQIAKSINLPNKNRKDSQGICFLGKIKYNEFIKYHLGEKKGNIIEKETGKIIGIHDGYWFFTVGQRRGIKLSNGPWFVIEKDLEKNIIYISHNENYSKQAKRKFLVHEIHWINGTPLNFENFKIKIRHGEKKYSCKLKLITNNLIEIYLNKKDCGISPGQFAIFYKNTECLGGAKIFKVLE
- the fni gene encoding type 2 isopentenyl-diphosphate Delta-isomerase; the protein is MGIEPNILENKKRHIDICLNKNDVKSGCNFLKFVKLKHNALSDFNFSEINIKEEVFGYNISMPVFISSMTGGSKEGNDFNKSLVKIANCLKIPIGLGSFKLLFKYPEYIKDFSLKSYACNIPLFANIGAVQIAEFGISRIAEMIKRLEVDAIIVHLNAGQELMNVNGDRNFKGIKESIAQLSNFSSVPVIVKETGFGISPNDVKELFKLGVFYIDLAGSGGTNWVLVEGMKSNNLNIASCFSDWGIPSTFTLLSIDDSLKANIFASGGYETGMDIAKGIALGARLIGVAGVVLRAFYNSGEDGVFSLFSDYEHVLKMSMFLSGSKNLSEFRNNKYFLSSYLLAELRVFKQFYET
- the mvaD gene encoding diphosphomevalonate decarboxylase, translated to MKIKCKANASLALIKYWGKKDVFLNIPATSSLAVSVDKFYSISELELSDRDEIILNSKPVILQNREKVFFDYARKILGEPNVRFKIKSENNFPTSAGLASSSSGFASIAACILKYFNKYSFNSVSNLARVGSASAARAIYGGFTILKEGSKESFQLRDESYFNDLRIIFAIIDSNEKELSSRAAMNICKHHGFYYDAWIASSKKIFKDALYFFLKKDFIHFGANVVKSYQNMFALMFASSIFYFKSSTIDLIKYAANLRNEGIFVFETMDAGPQVKFICLEKNLNTILKGLKKNFTGINFIVSKVGCDLEWI
- a CDS encoding hydroxymethylglutaryl-CoA synthase: MKVGISDIRIFLPLNYLDFSVLLENPLYSSNEILFKKINRAIDATLQKGFRFTSPNEDSVTMASSAVKLIFDNNNLDLSKIRMLLGGTETGVDHSKAISSYVFGALKQSGICLGNNFLTFQVQHACAGAAMSLHSVASVLSHTNNSEYGIVFSSDIAHYSNLTTAEITQGAGATAILVEKNPKLLSINLSEFGVYTDDVDDFFRPFGSVEAKVRGQYSVECYNNANENALRDFATKKQLSMKDLFSNYRFILHVPFAKMPIDSMHYILKKYYSDDESVRNNYLESIDFYDGVEAAMEVGNLYTGSIFLSLAFYLKRVLCKKDITGEKILFCSYGSGNIMVIYEFTIEKGAFDVVKLWDFDKLLKNRNNANFEEYKDFFQNKVVPGESRGFYLKELRDDGYRVYGYRA